In the genome of Ictalurus furcatus strain D&B chromosome 13, Billie_1.0, whole genome shotgun sequence, one region contains:
- the rbp4 gene encoding retinol-binding protein 4 — MLRLTIALCVLAISWAQDCQVSNIPVKEDFDKYRFQGTWYAVAKKDPSGLFLLDNVAATYKVDIDGRMTASAYGRVIILNNWETCAIMFASFEETPDPAKFKLKYWGAATYLQSGYDDHWVIDTDYDNYAVHYACRELDTDGTCLDGYSFIFSRHPNGLRPEDQIIVTQKKQEICLLGKYRRVAHNGFCDA, encoded by the exons ATGCTGAGGCTCACAATTGCTCTTTGTGTCCTGGCCATAAGCTGGGCACAAGATTGTCAAGTTAGCAACATCCCAGTAAAGGAGGACTTTGACAAGTACAGG ttcCAAGGAACATGGTACGCTGTAGCAAAGAAAGACCCATCAGGACTTTTCCTTCTGGATAACGTTGCTGCCACTTACAAAGTGGACATCGATGGCAGAATGACAGCCAGTGCTTATGGCAGAGTCATCATTCTGAA TAACTGGGAGACATGTGCCATCATGTTTGCCTCTTTTGAAGAAACCCCAGACCCTGCCAAGTTCAAGCTGAAATACTGGGGTGCAGCTACATATCTCCAGAGTGGAT ATGATGACCACTGGGTCATTGATACCGATTATGACAACTACGCCGTGCACTATGCCTGCAGAGAGCTGGACACAGATGGCACATGCCTGGATGGCTACTCCTTTATTTTCTCCCGCCACCCAAATGGCTTGAGGCCTGAGGACCAAATTATTGTGACACAGAAGAAGCAAGAGATCTGTCTTCTCGGCAAATACAGGCGGGTTGCCCACAACG GTTTCTGTGATGCCTGA